One part of the Sulfolobus tengchongensis genome encodes these proteins:
- a CDS encoding permease, with translation MNSSKKIHDIVYKQIIYLMYTSRSFGISPRADAISKIRRNATTIKISNIIAYTIATLVSASVSLITKNAPISFIFLDLIILANIFTTGLNVVFFVINYDLKTFLLSLPLSENEVNMAIIRGILEFFYYGFLVSIIIAPISTYIITSSLIQALMAELEIIFFFSFSFALVLLLGRRIRLGISSALFRVGTSLIWIVFILLPYGFTFRSFSLPIYVLPIYPFGFINMYGISLSLLYTILSIFFAFNQTSKFVYFRSTSKRATRYVIRLQSPLVTFLFKDIKGLLRVPQASFLLTIPVFALIFSFFAPVYAVFYTIFMIATSSMMLILLEASGMQILLSLPSGLRSSYTSKLIVVLIIYIIDLLIFSFFNHEILGLIMLPATIASVELSLFISYNNVIKGKGLRIADPISLIVREIEINSFIGITALLLFFTNLIYSLIFSLVSFMVMSIISFRKIR, from the coding sequence ATGAACTCTTCAAAAAAGATACATGATATAGTGTATAAGCAGATTATCTATTTGATGTATACAAGTAGGTCGTTTGGCATATCTCCTAGGGCTGACGCGATAAGTAAAATTAGAAGAAATGCAACAACAATCAAAATAAGTAACATAATAGCTTATACGATAGCAACTTTAGTTTCAGCTTCAGTCTCATTGATTACAAAGAACGCACCTATTTCCTTTATATTTCTTGATTTGATAATATTGGCTAACATTTTCACTACAGGATTGAATGTTGTATTCTTTGTAATAAATTATGACTTGAAAACTTTCTTACTTTCACTTCCTCTAAGTGAGAATGAGGTAAATATGGCAATCATTAGAGGTATATTAGAGTTTTTCTACTACGGATTTTTAGTTTCCATAATAATTGCGCCTATTTCCACTTATATTATTACCTCATCATTAATACAAGCCCTTATGGCAGAGTTGGAGATAATCTTTTTCTTCTCATTCTCCTTCGCTTTAGTACTCTTACTAGGTAGGAGAATAAGATTAGGGATTTCTTCCGCGTTATTTAGGGTAGGCACATCATTAATATGGATAGTATTTATATTATTACCCTACGGTTTTACCTTTAGGAGCTTTAGCCTTCCTATTTACGTCTTACCAATATATCCTTTTGGTTTCATTAATATGTATGGCATTTCACTGTCGTTATTATATACTATTCTTTCCATATTCTTCGCCTTTAATCAGACTTCGAAGTTCGTATATTTCAGAAGCACCTCAAAACGTGCAACGAGATATGTTATAAGGCTTCAGTCTCCATTAGTGACATTTCTTTTTAAAGATATTAAAGGACTTCTCAGAGTTCCACAAGCAAGCTTTCTTTTAACAATCCCCGTATTTGCACTGATATTTTCATTTTTCGCCCCAGTCTATGCTGTCTTTTACACAATCTTTATGATAGCCACATCCTCTATGATGCTCATATTATTAGAGGCATCAGGTATGCAAATATTATTGTCCCTTCCTTCTGGTTTAAGAAGTTCTTATACATCTAAACTTATAGTAGTGCTCATAATCTACATAATTGATCTGCTTATTTTCTCGTTTTTTAACCATGAAATCCTAGGCTTAATTATGTTACCAGCTACAATAGCTAGCGTGGAATTAAGTTTATTCATATCGTATAATAACGTGATTAAGGGTAAAGGCTTAAGAATAGCGGATCCCATATCATTAATAGTAAGGGAAATAGAGATAAACTCTTTTATAGGAATTACAGCTCTTTTATTGTTTTTCACCAATTTGATCTATTCATTAATTTTTTCCCTAGTATCATTTATGGTAATGAGCATTATATCATTTAGAAAAATAAGATAG
- a CDS encoding AarF/ABC1/UbiB kinase family protein, protein MIRRLLKVFFALAPRIIAYREFRQRILKEKPINEQEMAEEAKKLVDTLIDLGPTFIKFGQILSVRPDLMPEIYIKELARLQDEVPPAPYDQVKDVIREDLGDDVKIIKEISSASLGQVYLGEYNGKLVAIKVNRPRIRDIVSEDLQVMKKLLPLLRFVFDESFLEIIKIFIDEFSKRIFEEMDYTKEAFYLNKIKEELADYPSLKIPSVIKATKRVLVMEYIKGYKVTSDEAKKVVDEKILAYRVFRLFMYMLLSKDYFHADPHPGNIAVDDEGNLVLYDFGMSGKIDEKTRSLLIRAYVAMVRMDADLLVRVLDELGAIQPFADRRVLAKGLKLFMQSMQGIEVSELELQDFMKLADQVFFKFPLRMPQKLVLPFRMINVLDGTCREIDNNFDFVKSSIAFLEEEGYTTKVAMEQAREIIDGIWNRFRSFLLSYSQPQEIIAISNNTRRSASIIDYLPQIILVATIALYIITKDVVVTLLLILLALSLMFTSNNRR, encoded by the coding sequence GTGATTAGACGATTATTAAAGGTGTTCTTTGCACTAGCTCCCAGAATTATAGCTTATAGAGAATTTAGGCAGAGAATCTTGAAGGAAAAACCAATTAACGAGCAAGAAATGGCTGAAGAGGCTAAGAAGTTGGTTGACACTTTAATCGATTTAGGTCCAACATTTATTAAGTTTGGTCAGATCTTATCCGTAAGACCAGACCTTATGCCGGAAATTTACATAAAGGAATTAGCCAGATTGCAAGATGAAGTACCTCCGGCACCTTATGATCAAGTGAAGGATGTAATTAGAGAGGACTTAGGAGATGATGTCAAGATTATAAAAGAGATCTCATCTGCTTCTTTAGGCCAAGTCTATCTAGGAGAATATAATGGAAAACTTGTCGCAATAAAGGTAAATAGACCGAGAATACGAGATATTGTAAGTGAAGATTTACAAGTAATGAAAAAATTACTGCCTCTTCTTAGGTTTGTATTTGATGAATCTTTCCTTGAAATAATAAAGATCTTTATTGATGAATTCTCTAAAAGAATTTTTGAGGAAATGGACTATACGAAAGAGGCATTCTATTTAAATAAAATTAAAGAGGAGCTAGCAGATTATCCTTCTTTAAAGATCCCATCGGTTATAAAAGCAACAAAAAGGGTACTGGTAATGGAGTATATAAAGGGATATAAGGTAACCAGTGACGAAGCTAAAAAAGTTGTAGATGAAAAAATACTTGCATATAGGGTATTTAGGCTATTCATGTACATGCTCTTAAGTAAGGATTACTTTCATGCAGATCCTCATCCAGGGAATATAGCTGTCGATGATGAGGGAAATTTAGTTCTTTATGATTTCGGAATGTCTGGGAAAATAGATGAGAAAACAAGAAGTCTACTGATTAGAGCTTATGTGGCAATGGTCAGAATGGATGCTGACCTACTAGTTAGGGTGCTAGACGAGTTAGGTGCAATACAACCTTTCGCAGATAGAAGAGTATTGGCTAAGGGCTTAAAACTGTTCATGCAATCAATGCAAGGTATAGAGGTTAGTGAGCTTGAATTACAAGATTTTATGAAACTAGCAGATCAAGTTTTCTTTAAGTTCCCATTAAGGATGCCTCAAAAATTGGTTCTACCTTTTAGGATGATTAATGTCTTAGACGGTACTTGTAGAGAAATTGACAACAACTTTGACTTTGTTAAATCCTCAATAGCATTTCTGGAAGAGGAAGGATATACTACAAAAGTCGCCATGGAACAAGCTAGAGAAATCATAGATGGAATCTGGAATAGGTTTAGGAGTTTTTTGTTATCTTACTCACAGCCACAAGAAATAATAGCTATTTCAAATAATACCAGGAGAAGCGCTTCAATAATTGACTATCTACCACAAATAATACTAGTAGCAACAATAGCACTTTATATCATAACTAAAGATGTTGTAGTCACCTTATTATTGATACTACTCGCATTATCTCTTATGTTTACTAGCAATAATAGAAGATGA
- the hsp14 gene encoding archaeal heat shock protein Hsp14 → MMDVIIREIGRKVNELTREFYETIIPPVDMYEEGGELIVIADLAGFNKDKINVRITSQNDLIINAERELQYIGTKYTVQRPLRIHKVIHLPVKVRKDSQITAKYENGVLTIRIPIEGAVSVKVE, encoded by the coding sequence ATGATGGATGTTATAATAAGGGAGATAGGTAGGAAAGTAAATGAGCTTACTAGAGAATTTTATGAAACAATTATTCCGCCCGTAGATATGTATGAGGAAGGTGGGGAATTAATAGTAATAGCCGATTTGGCCGGTTTCAATAAAGATAAAATAAATGTGAGAATAACCTCACAAAACGACTTAATAATTAATGCGGAAAGGGAGCTACAGTATATTGGGACTAAATATACTGTCCAAAGACCATTAAGGATTCACAAGGTGATCCACTTACCTGTAAAAGTTAGAAAAGATTCACAAATCACAGCTAAGTACGAGAACGGAGTTTTGACAATAAGGATACCCATAGAAGGCGCTGTTTCGGTTAAAGTAGAATAA